The genomic interval CGAACATCTCTTTAAAGTGCGTCGTATCAGCGTGGGAGAGAAGCTTTCGTGGCGAAATTTAGAAGATGCGTTTATCTATGAGTATGAAATTACCCAGATTGGTAAAAAAGAGGCAGAGCTCGCACTTGTGTCTCAAAAAGAGTTGCCATTGATGCCTTCAAACGTTTTACATGTAGGTTGGAGTATCATCGATCCTAAGATCATTGAAAAGACACTTCCGATGCTCAATGAACTCGGTGTTTCTAAGATCAGTTTTGTTTATGCCGAATTTTCGCAAAAAGGGCATAAACTGGACTTGGAGCGCATGAAGCGTATTTTGATCAACTCTTCCCAACAGTGTGGGCGAAGTTTATTGATGCCAATCGAAGTGTTTACTTCGCTTCAAACCTATTTAGAAGCGTATCCGAAAAGTCATGTCTTGGACTTTTCAGAGGTCAAATTAAAGGGCGATGAAGCGATTAGTTCAATCTTGATTGGACCGGAGGGCGGATTTAGCCAAAAAGAGCGATTGTTACTTCAAACTCAACCGATTGTGGGTCTTACATGTAACACAATTTTACGAAGTGAAACGGCAGTAGTGGCTGCGGCTTCCAAAATATTGGCATGACTTGAAATAATGAATCTTTTGTGCTATAATTTGCACCCTTTGGCAAGACGTGCCAAATAATAGATTTTATTTTTATGAACAATTAAGGAAAAGCATTATGAAAAAAGATATTCATCCAGAATATGTACCATGTGTTGTAACGTGCGCATGTGGAAATAGTTTCGAGACTATGTCCAACAAAGCCGAGTTAAGAATTGACATTTGCAGTTCATGCCATCCGTTCTTCACGGGCAGTGAGAAGATCGTAGATGCTGCAGGTAGAGTTGAGAAATTTAAGAAAAAATATAGCTTAAAATAGTTCTTAAACCCATTGATCTATTTCATTCCTACCCCTATAGGAAATTTAGATGACATCTCCGTTAGAAGCCTTAAACTTTTAACGGAGTGCAAAACCCTTTTCTGCGAAGACACCAGAATCACTAAAAGACTTCTCTCCCTCCTTGCTCAAAGACATAACGTAACCTTTCAGATCCAAAATTTTATCTCCATGCATTCACATAACGAAGAGGCTGTTTTAGCGAGTATTGATAAAAAAATCTTTGAAGAGCATGTAGGCTATCTTAGTGATGCAGGCATGCCCGGTATCAGCGATCCAGGCGCTGCATTGGTACGTTTTTGCCAAGCAAATGCCCTAGCGTATGAGATCCTCCCAGGTGCGAATGCTGCCTTACTAGCGTATGTCACCAGCGGCATTAAAACCCATCAGTTTTTGTTTTATGGCTTTTTATCGCACAAAGGAATGGACCGTCAAAACGAGCTGTTTGAGGTGTTGAACGCTCCGTACGCGGTGATTGTGTATGAGTCGCCTCATCGGATTGAGAAATTGATTGAAGAACTCGCCCAGTTTGCCCCCAACCGTCAGATATTTGCGATCAAAGAGGCAACCAAGCTGTATGAAAAACGTTTTTTTGGAACTGCACTTGAGGTGCAAAAAGCGTCTAAAACAGCGAATCTCAAAGGCGAATGGGTCGTAGTGATTACGCCTGAAACAAAGCACGGTGGTGAAGCCATTACCAAAGAAGATTTGATTGATCTTGACCTTCCTCCAAAACAAAAAGCCAAACTGCTTTCCAAACTCACCGGAGAGAGTATCAAAGAGTGGTATACGAAACTTCAAAATTAATGTCCCTCTTTTGTTACATGTAAACTCTTAAAAATGGTATTTTACATTCAAGCTAGTATTATTTTAAGCCAGTTTGGATACAATAATTGCCATGATAATCTATGGAAAACAACTCTTTTTACATCTGTTAAATCACTATCCTTCAAGGATTGAAACGGTCTTCTTGCCCAAGCAGTGTGACCCTAAGCTCTTCTCTCAGATTGCGCGTGTCACGCAAAAGATCTGCACCATTGATGAGCGAAAAGCACAAGCGTTGTGTCATGGAGGAAACCATCAAGGCTTTATTGCTGAGATTAAGGATTTTGAACTTGCTTCGTTTAATGAAATAAAGCATGGCTCTTTCTTGGTCATTTTGGATGAAGTCACCGATGTGGGAAATATTGGTGCTATTGTACGCAGTGCGTATGCCTTTGGGGCGGATGGCTTGATCTTAAGTGGTATGAAAACATGCAACTTGGAGGCAATTTTGCGTACTAGCAGTGCTGCTGCATTTGAATTGCCCATTGCACTTTGTCCTTCAACACGCGATATGCTCAATGAACTCAAGCAAATAGGGTTTACACTCTATGGCGCCGACATGAGTGGCGTGGATGTGAAAGAGGTCACCTTTGCACCCAAACGGGCTTTGATTATGGGAAGCGAAGGCAAGGGTTTGTCTCCTAAGGTAAAAGAGCGATTGGATACACTTATTTCAATCAAAATGACAAGAGCATTTGACTCTTTAAACGTAAGCGCAGCTGCCGCGGTACTGTGTGATAGGATTGCCAATGGATAAGGATATCAGGGTCTTAGAAAAGGTTGGTTTACAAGAGGTTTGCAAACAAACCCATATTGAAGTCAAGCAACTCGAATACATGGTTAACAATCAGTATGACAAGCTTAATCAAGTCAATACTTTAGGCTTTGTCAAAATCTTATCCAGAGAGTACAAGCTTGATTTAACCGATTGGCTTGAAGGCTTTTATGATTACTGGGC from Sulfurospirillum multivorans DSM 12446 carries:
- a CDS encoding 16S rRNA (uracil(1498)-N(3))-methyltransferase; this encodes MQFVYHPRAGEPLLKVDTREYEHLFKVRRISVGEKLSWRNLEDAFIYEYEITQIGKKEAELALVSQKELPLMPSNVLHVGWSIIDPKIIEKTLPMLNELGVSKISFVYAEFSQKGHKLDLERMKRILINSSQQCGRSLLMPIEVFTSLQTYLEAYPKSHVLDFSEVKLKGDEAISSILIGPEGGFSQKERLLLQTQPIVGLTCNTILRSETAVVAAASKILA
- the rpmE gene encoding 50S ribosomal protein L31: MKKDIHPEYVPCVVTCACGNSFETMSNKAELRIDICSSCHPFFTGSEKIVDAAGRVEKFKKKYSLK
- the rsmI gene encoding 16S rRNA (cytidine(1402)-2'-O)-methyltransferase, with amino-acid sequence MIYFIPTPIGNLDDISVRSLKLLTECKTLFCEDTRITKRLLSLLAQRHNVTFQIQNFISMHSHNEEAVLASIDKKIFEEHVGYLSDAGMPGISDPGAALVRFCQANALAYEILPGANAALLAYVTSGIKTHQFLFYGFLSHKGMDRQNELFEVLNAPYAVIVYESPHRIEKLIEELAQFAPNRQIFAIKEATKLYEKRFFGTALEVQKASKTANLKGEWVVVITPETKHGGEAITKEDLIDLDLPPKQKAKLLSKLTGESIKEWYTKLQN
- the rlmB gene encoding 23S rRNA (guanosine(2251)-2'-O)-methyltransferase RlmB, translated to MIIYGKQLFLHLLNHYPSRIETVFLPKQCDPKLFSQIARVTQKICTIDERKAQALCHGGNHQGFIAEIKDFELASFNEIKHGSFLVILDEVTDVGNIGAIVRSAYAFGADGLILSGMKTCNLEAILRTSSAAAFELPIALCPSTRDMLNELKQIGFTLYGADMSGVDVKEVTFAPKRALIMGSEGKGLSPKVKERLDTLISIKMTRAFDSLNVSAAAAVLCDRIANG